From Solea senegalensis isolate Sse05_10M linkage group LG19, IFAPA_SoseM_1, whole genome shotgun sequence, the proteins below share one genomic window:
- the pde6hb gene encoding retinal cone rhodopsin-sensitive cGMP 3',5'-cyclic phosphodiesterase subunit gamma → MNASPPAGSALAPGAATGPTTPKKGPPKFKQRQTRTFKSKAPKPGQKGFGDDIPGMEGLGTDITVVCPWEAFGDMELSDLAKYGII, encoded by the exons ATGAACGCCAGCCCCCCCGCAGGAAGCGCCCTCGCCCCTGGCGCGGCAACTGGCCCCACCACCCCCAAGAAGGGGCCGCCCAAGTTCAAGCAGAGGCAGACTCGCACATTCAAGAGCAAGGCCCCTAAACCGGGGCAAAAggg CTTCGGTGACGACATCCCCGGCATGGAGGGTCTCGGCACAGACATTACAGTGGTTTGCCCATGGGAAGCCTTTGGCGACATGGAGCTCAGCGACTTGGCCAAATACGGaatcatttaa